A region from the Hypericibacter adhaerens genome encodes:
- a CDS encoding heme biosynthesis protein HemY, giving the protein MRSTLWFLLKLAILVAAAIWVADRPGHVSFDWLGWRVDTSVGVLLAALLLLMALAAVIYRLWGIIVRGPRRMAERRGERQRLKGYRALTQGMVAVAAGDAEEAKRQARIAHGLLSEPPLTLLLAAQAAQLSGDETAARRYFTAMLERPETAFLGMRGLLNQALAKGDTSEALKLAAKAHEERPQAGWAAKALLDLELKQGEWISARRTAKAAEKLKVIDRERYRRIEGVTLLEQARLEPEPVRAVALARDAVRLLPDFVPALAIEARVMAKASREREAEKILEKAWGRGLAHPAIAGAYAALRPSESALDRARRFEKLTQARPDAVESRLTLAETAIAAGLWGPARKALEAVAAAEKAAPSARLCRLMARLEEGEHGDLAAARRWLMAAADAPPDPAWVCGECGAAASEWSARCGHCGEFDSLAWKEGARVVPALADARAGEARYLPPATVTPAPTPAASAPAATGGETKPVEGTAPVEAARLIT; this is encoded by the coding sequence ATGCGCAGCACGCTCTGGTTTCTGCTGAAGCTCGCGATCCTGGTCGCGGCCGCGATCTGGGTTGCGGATCGGCCCGGTCATGTCAGCTTCGATTGGCTCGGCTGGCGCGTCGATACCAGCGTGGGCGTGCTGCTGGCGGCCTTGCTGCTGCTGATGGCGCTGGCGGCGGTGATCTACCGGCTCTGGGGCATCATTGTCCGGGGTCCGCGCCGGATGGCCGAGCGGCGCGGCGAGCGCCAGCGCCTTAAGGGCTACCGGGCGCTGACCCAGGGCATGGTCGCGGTCGCCGCGGGCGATGCGGAGGAAGCGAAGCGCCAGGCGCGCATCGCCCATGGGCTGCTGAGCGAGCCGCCCCTGACTCTGCTGCTGGCGGCCCAGGCGGCGCAGCTCTCGGGCGACGAGACCGCGGCGCGGCGCTATTTCACCGCCATGCTGGAGCGGCCCGAGACGGCTTTCCTCGGCATGCGTGGCCTGCTCAACCAGGCGCTCGCCAAGGGCGACACGAGCGAAGCCCTGAAGCTCGCCGCCAAGGCGCATGAGGAGCGGCCGCAGGCGGGCTGGGCCGCGAAGGCGCTGCTGGATCTCGAGCTGAAGCAGGGCGAGTGGATCTCCGCGCGCCGCACCGCCAAGGCCGCCGAGAAGCTCAAGGTCATCGATCGCGAGCGCTATCGCCGCATCGAGGGGGTGACGCTGCTGGAGCAGGCACGGCTCGAGCCGGAGCCGGTGCGGGCCGTCGCCCTGGCGCGCGACGCGGTGCGGCTGCTGCCGGACTTCGTCCCGGCGCTCGCCATCGAGGCGCGGGTGATGGCCAAGGCCTCGCGCGAGCGCGAGGCCGAGAAGATCCTGGAGAAGGCCTGGGGGCGCGGTCTGGCGCATCCCGCGATCGCCGGCGCCTACGCGGCGTTGCGGCCGAGCGAGAGCGCGCTCGACCGGGCGCGCCGTTTCGAGAAGCTGACGCAAGCCCGTCCCGATGCCGTGGAGAGCCGGCTGACTCTGGCGGAGACTGCTATCGCCGCGGGGCTTTGGGGACCGGCCCGCAAGGCGCTGGAGGCGGTGGCCGCGGCCGAGAAGGCGGCACCCTCCGCGCGCCTCTGCCGCCTGATGGCGCGCCTGGAAGAAGGCGAGCATGGCGATCTCGCTGCCGCCCGGCGCTGGCTTATGGCGGCGGCCGACGCGCCGCCGGACCCGGCCTGGGTTTGCGGCGAATGCGGCGCCGCCGCCTCGGAATGGAGTGCGCGCTGCGGCCATTGCGGCGAGTTCGACAGCCTTGCCTGGAAGGAAGGTGCCCGCGTGGTTCCGGCGCTCGCCGATGCGCGCGCCGGCGAAGCGCGCTATCTGCCGCCGGCGACGGTGACGCCGGCCCCGACTCCAGCGGCTTCGGCTCCGGCCGCGACGGGCGGCGAGACGAAACCGGTCGAAGGCACGGCGCCGGTCGAGGCGGCACGGTTGATCACCTGA
- a CDS encoding GlsB/YeaQ/YmgE family stress response membrane protein produces MGIISWIVLGLIAGAIAKFIMPGNDPGGFFVTIIIGIVGAVIGGFIATQLGLGGLDGFSWHSLIVAILGSLVLLVGYRMIKRA; encoded by the coding sequence ATGGGTATCATTTCGTGGATCGTGCTCGGCCTCATCGCCGGCGCCATCGCCAAGTTCATCATGCCCGGCAACGACCCGGGCGGATTCTTCGTGACGATCATCATCGGCATCGTGGGCGCCGTGATCGGCGGCTTCATCGCCACCCAGCTCGGCCTCGGCGGCCTCGACGGCTTCAGCTGGCACAGCCTCATCGTCGCCATCCTGGGCTCGCTGGTGCTGCTGGTCGGCTACCGGATGATCAAGCGCGCCTGA
- a CDS encoding alkaline phosphatase D family protein, translating to MSAKRTPPAQTPSPKSPLWPSISRRWLLRAGTAGVGTALLSGPSLLMPRPALAQGSRPLITHGVQSGDVSADGAVIWARTDRPARMIVEYATSDGFADASRIAGPAALDVSDFTARTVLTGLPAGQDVFYRVSFEDLSDLASLSEPLTGRFRTAPADKRDVNFVWGGDVAGQGWGINPGFGGMTIFKSMTDLTPDFFIHSGDSIYADGPIKAEVALPDGTTWKNIVTEEKSKVCQTLADYRGAYKYNLMDENLRAFNAAVPMLAQWDDHETRNNWYPRQVIGNDDRYQVKSLALLSANASQAFREYMPMRTQPEDAERIYRVVRYGPLLDVFMLDMRNYRGDNSKDLQPTAGPDTAFMGPQQIAWLKQELKASKAVWKAIAADMPIGLVVPDGDNIEAIANKDGGPPLGRELEIADLLSFIKQNGIVNTVWFTADVHYAAAHYYDPNQAKFQDFEPFWEFVSGPLNAGTFGPNELDPTFGPQLKFIKAPDAGQSNLAPSAGYQFFGHVHIDGASTAMTVTLKDMKNQDLFQVELTPAV from the coding sequence ATGAGCGCCAAGCGGACCCCGCCTGCCCAAACCCCTTCGCCCAAATCCCCCCTCTGGCCCTCGATCTCGCGCCGCTGGCTGCTGCGCGCCGGCACGGCCGGCGTCGGCACCGCGCTGCTGTCGGGCCCCTCGCTGCTGATGCCGCGCCCGGCGCTGGCCCAAGGCAGCCGGCCCCTCATCACCCACGGCGTCCAGAGCGGCGATGTCAGCGCCGACGGCGCCGTGATCTGGGCCCGCACCGACCGGCCGGCACGGATGATCGTCGAGTATGCGACGAGCGACGGCTTCGCCGATGCCAGCCGCATCGCCGGTCCGGCGGCGCTCGATGTCAGCGACTTCACCGCGCGCACGGTGCTGACGGGCCTGCCCGCCGGCCAGGACGTGTTCTACCGGGTGAGCTTCGAGGACCTGAGCGACCTCGCCAGCCTGAGCGAACCCTTGACCGGTCGCTTCCGCACGGCGCCCGCCGACAAGCGCGACGTCAATTTCGTCTGGGGCGGCGACGTGGCCGGCCAGGGCTGGGGCATCAATCCCGGCTTCGGCGGCATGACCATCTTCAAATCGATGACGGATCTCACGCCCGACTTCTTCATCCATTCCGGCGATTCGATCTATGCCGACGGACCGATCAAGGCCGAGGTGGCGCTGCCGGACGGAACCACCTGGAAGAACATCGTCACCGAGGAGAAATCCAAGGTCTGCCAGACGCTGGCCGACTATCGCGGCGCCTACAAATACAATCTCATGGACGAGAACCTGCGCGCCTTCAACGCGGCCGTGCCGATGCTGGCCCAGTGGGACGATCACGAGACCCGCAACAACTGGTATCCGCGCCAGGTCATCGGCAACGACGACCGCTATCAGGTGAAGAGCCTGGCGCTGCTTTCGGCCAATGCCAGCCAGGCGTTTCGCGAATATATGCCGATGCGCACCCAGCCCGAGGATGCCGAGCGCATCTACCGCGTGGTCCGCTACGGCCCGCTGCTCGACGTCTTCATGCTCGACATGCGCAACTATCGCGGCGACAACTCGAAGGATCTTCAGCCCACCGCGGGACCCGACACCGCCTTCATGGGGCCGCAGCAGATCGCCTGGCTCAAGCAGGAGCTGAAGGCGAGCAAGGCAGTATGGAAGGCGATCGCCGCCGACATGCCGATCGGGCTCGTCGTTCCGGACGGCGACAATATCGAGGCCATCGCCAACAAGGATGGCGGACCGCCGCTCGGCCGCGAGCTCGAGATCGCCGATCTCCTCTCCTTCATCAAGCAGAACGGGATCGTCAACACGGTCTGGTTCACGGCCGACGTGCATTACGCGGCGGCGCACTACTACGACCCCAATCAGGCGAAGTTCCAGGATTTCGAGCCGTTCTGGGAATTCGTCTCGGGCCCCCTCAATGCCGGCACCTTCGGGCCCAACGAACTCGACCCGACCTTCGGGCCGCAGCTCAAGTTCATCAAGGCGCCGGATGCGGGCCAGTCGAACCTGGCGCCCAGCGCCGGCTACCAGTTCTTCGGCCATGTCCATATCGACGGCGCCAGCACCGCCATGACGGTGACGCTCAAGGACATGAAGAACCAGGATCTGTTCCAGGTCGAATTGACGCCGGCCGTCTGA
- a CDS encoding choline dehydrogenase, with amino-acid sequence MKAIGEHSDAVDYIVVGAGSAGCVVANRLSANPDVSVLLLEAGGPDRWWDFRIQMPAALTYPLAGTTYNWQFLTEPVPALNNRRIPYFRGKGLGGSSTINGMVYVRGNAMDFDNWAKEPGLSDWSYAQCLPYFRRSETYDQGPDDYRGGDGPLHVTKGFGLSPLYQVFLEAAHEAGHALVTDMNGYRQEGFGRMDLTIHNGIRESTARAFLHPVSSRSNLAVCTGAMVSHVAIECGRATGIVFRSRGRDRTVTAKREVVLCAGAIQSPQILMLSGIGPAAELKRHGIRPVQDLPGVGRNLGDHIEFIVAYQCTRPVTYYPATKLHRQALIGAQWLATRKGLGASNFFEAGGFLRSAADIAWPDVQLHFVALAADYSGRATSPGHSYQVHLGPQRSLSRGTVTLRSSSPEDPPVIQPNFLAVPEDWAEARAAIRASRHILEQPALRAYRGAEIRPGARADRDDTLDEYIRENAETGYHFVGTCRMGSGPDAVVDGQLRVHGIEALRVIDASVMPEATNGNTNAPTIMIAERGADFIMNRALPRSDAPFYRIGAATRAGSQPPVPDSREHGDPAMGGEGDGAAGGN; translated from the coding sequence ATGAAAGCGATCGGCGAGCACAGCGACGCGGTCGATTATATCGTGGTCGGTGCGGGATCGGCCGGCTGTGTCGTTGCCAATCGCCTCAGCGCGAATCCCGACGTTTCGGTCTTGCTGCTGGAAGCGGGCGGTCCGGATCGTTGGTGGGACTTCCGCATTCAGATGCCGGCAGCGCTCACTTATCCGCTGGCCGGCACGACCTACAATTGGCAGTTCCTGACCGAACCGGTCCCAGCCCTCAACAACCGACGCATTCCTTATTTTCGCGGCAAGGGGCTCGGCGGCTCTTCGACCATCAACGGCATGGTCTATGTCCGCGGCAATGCGATGGATTTCGACAATTGGGCGAAAGAGCCCGGCCTCTCCGATTGGAGCTATGCGCAGTGCCTGCCCTATTTTCGCCGTTCCGAGACCTATGACCAGGGCCCCGACGACTATCGGGGCGGCGATGGGCCGCTGCATGTCACCAAGGGTTTCGGCCTGAGCCCGCTCTACCAGGTGTTTCTGGAAGCGGCGCACGAAGCGGGCCACGCGCTCGTCACCGACATGAACGGCTATCGCCAGGAAGGCTTCGGCCGGATGGACCTGACGATCCATAACGGTATCCGCGAGAGCACCGCGCGGGCCTTTCTGCATCCGGTCTCCTCCCGTTCGAACCTGGCGGTCTGCACCGGCGCCATGGTCTCCCATGTCGCGATCGAATGCGGGCGGGCGACCGGCATCGTCTTCCGCAGCCGGGGCCGCGACCGTACCGTCACGGCGAAGCGGGAGGTCGTGCTCTGCGCCGGGGCGATCCAATCGCCGCAGATCCTGATGCTGTCCGGCATCGGCCCGGCGGCGGAGCTAAAGCGCCACGGCATTCGTCCGGTGCAGGACCTGCCGGGAGTTGGGCGCAACCTTGGCGACCATATCGAGTTCATCGTCGCCTATCAGTGCACACGGCCGGTGACCTATTATCCCGCGACCAAGCTGCACCGTCAGGCACTGATCGGCGCCCAATGGCTGGCGACACGCAAGGGTCTCGGCGCCTCCAATTTCTTCGAGGCGGGCGGGTTCCTGCGTTCCGCGGCGGATATCGCTTGGCCCGACGTCCAATTGCACTTCGTGGCGCTCGCCGCCGACTATTCCGGCCGGGCCACGTCGCCCGGCCACAGCTACCAGGTCCATCTCGGACCGCAGCGCAGCCTCAGCCGCGGCACCGTCACCCTGCGCTCCTCCAGCCCCGAAGACCCGCCGGTTATCCAGCCGAACTTCCTCGCCGTGCCGGAAGACTGGGCCGAGGCACGAGCCGCGATCCGCGCCTCGCGCCACATCCTGGAGCAGCCGGCGCTGCGCGCCTATCGCGGCGCCGAGATCCGCCCCGGTGCACGCGCCGACCGGGACGATACGCTGGACGAATACATCCGCGAGAATGCCGAAACCGGATACCACTTTGTCGGCACCTGCCGTATGGGGAGCGGGCCGGATGCGGTGGTCGACGGGCAGCTCCGTGTGCATGGCATCGAGGCGCTGCGGGTGATCGATGCCTCCGTGATGCCGGAAGCGACCAACGGAAATACCAACGCACCCACGATCATGATCGCGGAGCGCGGCGCTGATTTCATCATGAACCGGGCTCTGCCGCGGTCGGATGCACCGTTCTATAGGATCGGCGCCGCAACCCGTGCCGGATCGCAACCACCGGTGCCGGACTCGCGGGAGCACGGCGACCCTGCGATGGGCGGGGAAGGAGATGGTGCCGCAGGAGGGAATTGA
- a CDS encoding ABC transporter ATP-binding protein, with product MLELRHVTVRYGAVRAVQDLSLTVPERSIVSIIGSNGAGKSTTLRAISGLVRPSGGEIWFDGQRIDRLDPKAIVARGIAHVPEGRRVFPDLTVEENLRIGAYLRQDKSAVNRDFEQICGEFPRLAERRRQLARTLSGGEQQMLAIGRAVMSSPRLILMDEPSMGLSPIMVSAMTQVIQRINETGRTVLLVEQNANVALSICDSAVVLERGSVVLTGSGAELRNNEHVRIAYIGV from the coding sequence ATGCTCGAACTGCGCCATGTCACCGTACGGTACGGTGCAGTCCGGGCGGTCCAGGACCTTTCGCTCACCGTGCCGGAACGCAGCATCGTCAGCATCATCGGCTCGAACGGCGCTGGAAAGAGCACGACCCTGCGCGCCATATCCGGCCTGGTACGTCCCTCGGGCGGGGAGATCTGGTTCGACGGCCAGCGCATCGACCGGCTGGACCCGAAGGCGATCGTCGCGCGCGGCATCGCCCATGTGCCGGAGGGCCGCCGCGTCTTTCCCGACCTCACTGTCGAGGAAAATCTGCGGATCGGGGCCTATCTGCGCCAGGACAAGAGCGCGGTCAACCGCGACTTCGAACAGATCTGCGGCGAGTTTCCGCGCCTCGCCGAACGCCGGCGGCAGCTCGCTCGCACCTTGAGCGGCGGTGAGCAGCAGATGCTGGCCATCGGCCGTGCGGTGATGTCGTCCCCGCGGCTGATACTGATGGACGAGCCCTCGATGGGTCTCTCGCCGATCATGGTCTCCGCCATGACGCAGGTGATTCAGCGCATCAACGAGACCGGCCGGACCGTCTTGCTGGTCGAGCAGAACGCCAACGTCGCCCTCTCGATCTGCGACAGCGCCGTCGTGCTCGAGCGCGGCAGCGTCGTTCTCACCGGCAGCGGCGCCGAATTGCGAAACAACGAGCATGTTCGGATTGCCTATATCGGAGTCTGA
- a CDS encoding ABC transporter ATP-binding protein, which produces MTALLELTGLRKTFGGLVAIENVSAAVEVGAIHGLIGPNGAGKTTLFSIITGFYRPDAGSVVFDGSDVTGLSTAARARRGLVRTFQSNLLFAEQTALENVVYGALVSRPRHALDWLIERQDHRAAALHDARQTLDFCRIGDKAATRAVDLSHGQQRVLGIAVALAARPRLLLLDEPFTGMTAREKDSLVAMIREIRDRGTTIILVEHDMRAVMQLCDRITVLNFGKVIAEGSPDEVRRHPEVMAAYLGAA; this is translated from the coding sequence GTGACCGCGCTGCTCGAGCTCACCGGCCTGCGCAAGACCTTCGGCGGCTTGGTCGCGATCGAAAATGTGAGCGCGGCTGTCGAGGTTGGCGCCATCCATGGCCTGATCGGCCCCAACGGCGCCGGCAAGACGACGCTCTTCAGCATCATCACCGGCTTCTATCGCCCGGATGCCGGCTCGGTCGTCTTCGATGGCAGCGACGTCACCGGCCTCTCCACCGCCGCGCGGGCGCGGCGTGGCCTGGTGCGCACCTTCCAATCCAACCTGTTGTTCGCCGAGCAGACCGCGCTGGAAAACGTGGTCTACGGCGCCCTGGTCAGCCGGCCGCGTCATGCGCTGGACTGGCTGATCGAGCGTCAGGACCATCGCGCGGCCGCACTCCACGACGCCCGCCAGACCCTCGATTTTTGCCGGATCGGCGACAAGGCCGCGACGCGCGCCGTGGACCTGTCCCACGGCCAGCAGCGCGTGCTCGGCATCGCGGTCGCCCTGGCCGCCCGGCCGCGCCTGCTGCTGCTCGACGAGCCCTTCACCGGCATGACGGCACGGGAAAAGGACTCTCTGGTCGCCATGATCAGAGAGATCCGCGACCGCGGCACAACCATCATCCTGGTCGAGCACGACATGCGCGCGGTGATGCAGCTCTGTGACCGCATTACCGTCCTCAACTTCGGGAAGGTGATCGCCGAGGGGTCGCCGGACGAGGTGCGCCGCCATCCAGAGGTCATGGCTGCCTACCTGGGGGCGGCGTGA
- a CDS encoding branched-chain amino acid ABC transporter permease, whose product MTFAKALPVTSATLAIALAALIPTVFGDYYTSFCTEIAITVLMLSSYRIIVLTGEWSFAHVVLQGVGAYTAAILAKGYGWPFPLTLPAGALMAATVAAVLSYPLLRMKGFYFLMGSFGAAEAIRLLWRKIPFFGGTRGLSNIRPPYLDLAGIEIDFGDPGNFFYLTLAIVVCCLFLMWRIESARIGRIWRAVNQQDVLAQSVGIDSRSYRRLAFVVAAGFAGVAGVLLAYAFGSITPNRFNLNFALYLMIWSIVGGTRTFYGVVLGGIILLGFDEALRFAEELRPGVYGLLLIGVMLFCPQGLERIFVPLVERLRGPVSSASPDPSVTETQQ is encoded by the coding sequence ATGACCTTCGCCAAGGCTTTGCCGGTCACCTCCGCAACCCTTGCGATTGCCCTTGCCGCGCTCATCCCGACGGTGTTCGGCGACTACTACACCTCGTTCTGCACCGAGATCGCCATTACCGTCCTCATGCTCTCGAGCTACCGGATCATCGTGCTCACCGGGGAATGGTCCTTCGCCCATGTGGTGCTGCAGGGTGTCGGCGCCTACACCGCGGCGATCCTGGCCAAAGGCTACGGCTGGCCGTTTCCCTTGACGCTGCCCGCGGGTGCGCTGATGGCCGCGACGGTGGCGGCCGTGCTCAGCTATCCGCTGCTCCGCATGAAGGGCTTCTATTTCCTGATGGGCAGCTTCGGTGCCGCCGAGGCGATCCGGCTGCTCTGGCGCAAGATTCCGTTCTTCGGCGGCACCCGCGGCCTCTCCAACATCCGGCCGCCCTACCTCGATCTCGCCGGCATCGAGATCGACTTCGGCGATCCCGGCAATTTCTTCTACCTCACCCTCGCCATCGTGGTCTGTTGCCTCTTCCTGATGTGGCGGATCGAGAGCGCGCGCATCGGCCGGATCTGGCGCGCGGTCAATCAACAGGACGTCCTGGCCCAATCGGTCGGCATCGACTCTCGCTCCTATCGGCGTCTCGCCTTCGTGGTGGCGGCCGGTTTTGCCGGTGTCGCCGGCGTGCTGCTGGCCTATGCCTTCGGCAGCATCACGCCCAACCGCTTCAACCTCAACTTCGCGCTCTACCTGATGATCTGGTCGATCGTCGGTGGCACGCGGACCTTCTACGGCGTAGTCCTCGGCGGCATCATCCTGCTGGGCTTCGACGAGGCCTTGCGCTTCGCCGAGGAGCTTCGCCCCGGCGTCTATGGCCTGCTGCTGATCGGCGTCATGCTGTTCTGTCCGCAAGGGCTGGAGCGAATCTTCGTGCCCTTGGTGGAGCGGCTGCGCGGTCCGGTTTCGTCGGCCTCACCCGACCCCAGTGTCACGGAGACGCAGCAGTGA
- a CDS encoding branched-chain amino acid ABC transporter permease, giving the protein MQFLVDTLLNAAMASAATALVSIGLALIFGVMRIENFAHGELYMVGAYVTWYVTAGLGLNYFAGLAGAVAVTALIGAFMEVALFRRLRSNPVGCLIVTVGVLLVLQTAMVWLFGINSTLLVDTPFPGVLKLGAVNLPWHRLFVIFAAIAVMGALSWLLRGTRFGWAIRAAAQDREAASLQGISIGRIAVYAIMLSAGLAGAAGSLMAPLVRISPFMGQPIIITAFIVVIMGGIGSIEGAIIASVVYSTFYTFVSAYIDSTIAIIAGLCIMLGVLIFMPSGLLGKAEKV; this is encoded by the coding sequence ATGCAGTTCCTGGTCGATACCCTGTTGAATGCGGCGATGGCGAGCGCGGCAACCGCGCTCGTCTCGATCGGCTTGGCCCTGATCTTCGGGGTGATGCGCATCGAGAACTTCGCCCACGGCGAGCTCTACATGGTCGGCGCCTATGTGACCTGGTATGTCACCGCCGGGCTCGGACTCAATTACTTCGCCGGGCTGGCCGGCGCCGTGGCTGTCACGGCGTTGATCGGCGCTTTCATGGAAGTGGCTCTGTTCCGGCGTCTCCGGAGCAACCCGGTCGGCTGCCTGATCGTCACGGTCGGCGTCCTCCTGGTGCTGCAGACCGCCATGGTCTGGCTGTTCGGCATCAACAGCACGCTGCTGGTGGATACGCCATTTCCGGGTGTCCTCAAGCTCGGGGCGGTCAACCTGCCCTGGCACCGGCTGTTCGTCATCTTCGCCGCCATCGCCGTGATGGGCGCGCTCAGTTGGCTCTTGCGCGGCACGCGCTTCGGCTGGGCGATCCGCGCCGCGGCCCAGGACCGGGAGGCGGCGAGCCTGCAGGGCATCTCGATTGGCCGGATCGCCGTCTATGCCATCATGCTGAGCGCAGGCCTGGCCGGCGCCGCGGGGTCGTTGATGGCGCCGCTGGTGCGGATCAGCCCCTTCATGGGCCAACCCATCATCATTACCGCCTTCATCGTGGTCATCATGGGCGGCATCGGCTCGATCGAGGGCGCGATCATCGCCTCCGTGGTCTATTCCACCTTCTACACCTTCGTCTCCGCCTACATCGATAGCACCATCGCCATCATCGCGGGCCTCTGCATCATGCTCGGCGTGCTGATCTTCATGCCGAGCGGCCTGCTGGGCAAGGCGGAGAAGGTCTAG